A window of Pedobacter lusitanus contains these coding sequences:
- the pheS gene encoding phenylalanine--tRNA ligase subunit alpha has product MLQAKITEYTTEINAFSTENADELEQFRIKFLGTKGIIKDIFDEFKAVSPEEKRTLGKVLNEFKQLAEAKYQLLKEQDTADITRKDAGLDLTLPGAGFEVGSRHPLALVRREIVDIFSKLGFVVAEGPEIEDDWHNFSALNFPEEHPARDMQDTFFIRKGGENGDIALRTHTSSVQVRMMEAGQPPFRALMPGRVYRNEAISARAHCFFHQVEGLYVDENVSFADLKQTLFYFVQELYGEGTKVRFRPSYFPFTEPSAEMDISCTICKGAGCQLCKYSGWVEILGCGMVDPNVLENCGIDSKKYSGFAFGMGIERIANLKYEIKDLRLFSENDQRFLKQFKTSLI; this is encoded by the coding sequence ATGTTGCAAGCCAAAATCACAGAATATACTACAGAAATAAATGCGTTTTCTACAGAAAATGCAGACGAATTAGAGCAGTTCAGAATAAAATTCCTTGGAACAAAGGGAATTATCAAAGATATTTTTGATGAATTTAAAGCAGTGTCTCCTGAAGAAAAGAGAACATTGGGAAAAGTACTGAATGAGTTTAAACAACTTGCTGAAGCAAAATATCAGCTGCTAAAAGAGCAGGATACTGCTGATATAACCAGAAAAGATGCTGGTTTGGATTTAACACTTCCGGGCGCTGGTTTTGAAGTGGGATCACGTCATCCACTGGCTTTGGTAAGAAGAGAAATCGTCGATATTTTTAGTAAACTGGGATTTGTTGTAGCTGAGGGACCTGAAATTGAAGATGACTGGCATAACTTTTCTGCGCTGAATTTCCCTGAGGAACATCCGGCAAGAGATATGCAGGATACGTTTTTCATCAGAAAAGGTGGAGAAAATGGTGATATAGCCCTGAGAACACATACTTCTTCGGTACAGGTGAGAATGATGGAAGCAGGTCAGCCTCCTTTCAGAGCGCTGATGCCAGGACGTGTTTATCGTAATGAGGCTATTTCTGCCAGAGCACATTGTTTCTTTCACCAGGTAGAGGGTTTATATGTAGATGAAAATGTATCGTTCGCAGATCTGAAACAGACTTTGTTTTATTTTGTACAGGAACTATATGGTGAAGGTACTAAAGTACGTTTCCGTCCTTCTTATTTTCCTTTTACAGAACCTTCTGCAGAAATGGATATTTCCTGTACAATCTGTAAAGGTGCTGGCTGTCAGTTGTGTAAATACAGCGGGTGGGTAGAAATACTAGGCTGCGGTATGGTAGATCCTAATGTCCTTGAAAACTGTGGTATAGACAGTAAAAAATATAGTGGGTTTGCATTTGGAATGGGTATCGAACGTATTGCAAACCTGAAATATGAAATCAAAGACTTACGTTTGTTTTCTGAAAACGATCAGCGTTTCCTGAAACAATTCAAAACATCTCTGATTTAA
- a CDS encoding TetR/AcrR family transcriptional regulator, protein MEPEKIKESIIRAAKELFRKYGYHKTSVNEIAKKARIAKATIYKYFESKEQVLDAILMDYLDLNLHEILKNKAQFTDEEEHLKALVMKTCRLTYTVCNEFIGWDFVRENANSQEFLKHLSDQLESLLLSAYLGLDHFKNNPSRREGLAFLLKASKSIVFSFAFTSVSDSDVRKNFVSFQKEMLPFLVKAAL, encoded by the coding sequence ATGGAACCAGAAAAAATTAAAGAGAGCATCATTAGAGCTGCCAAAGAATTATTCAGAAAGTATGGTTATCACAAAACCAGTGTAAACGAGATTGCAAAAAAGGCGAGAATAGCCAAAGCAACTATTTATAAATATTTTGAAAGTAAAGAACAGGTGCTGGATGCCATTCTGATGGATTATCTTGATCTGAATCTGCATGAAATATTAAAAAATAAAGCTCAGTTTACAGACGAAGAAGAACATTTGAAGGCATTGGTTATGAAAACCTGCAGACTCACCTATACCGTTTGCAACGAATTTATAGGTTGGGATTTTGTCAGGGAAAATGCCAATTCCCAGGAATTTCTAAAGCACCTTTCTGATCAGCTGGAATCTCTTTTGCTTTCAGCCTATCTTGGATTGGACCATTTTAAAAATAACCCTTCCAGAAGAGAAGGACTGGCTTTTTTGTTAAAAGCCAGTAAGAGTATTGTCTTTTCTTTCGCTTTTACCTCTGTAAGCGATTCTGATGTACGTAAGAATTTTGTGAGTTTCCAGAAGGAGATGCTGCCATTTTTAGTAAAGGCTGCACTCTAG
- the rlmD gene encoding 23S rRNA (uracil(1939)-C(5))-methyltransferase RlmD, whose translation MSRNRKAGTVTILPELSIIDIAEEGKGVAKADELVVFVDKAVPGDIVDVRIVKKKKNFAEAVIEKLHTASDLRTDPFCEHFGTCGGCKWQHMQYDAQLHFKQKNVEAALQRLAKVDTSSMEPILGSAENKYYRNKLEYTFSNKRWLNSTDMTDREDLEMNALGFHVPLRFDKILDIQHCYLQAEPSNTLRNEVRAYALQNGLSFYDLRNHEGSLRNLIIRTSSTGEVMVVVVFAYADQDQVDGLMEHLKNNFPEITSLLYILNQKKNDTIFDQDVITYAGRDYIFEEMNGLKFKIGAKSFYQTNSLQAHELYKITKEFAGFKGDELVYDLYTGAGTIANFVAGSVKQVIGVEYVPTAIEDAKFNSQLNGIENTVFYAGDMKDILTTDFITAHGKPDVVITDPPRAGMHTDVVERLLEMEAEKIVYVSCNAATQARDLALLKEKYEISRIRPVDMFPHTQHVENVVLLNLIK comes from the coding sequence ATGAGTAGAAATAGAAAAGCCGGAACGGTCACAATCCTGCCCGAGTTAAGTATTATTGACATTGCTGAAGAAGGCAAAGGAGTAGCCAAAGCTGATGAATTAGTCGTGTTTGTGGATAAAGCCGTACCAGGCGATATCGTTGATGTCAGAATTGTAAAAAAGAAAAAGAATTTTGCAGAAGCAGTAATTGAAAAACTGCACACAGCTTCAGATTTACGTACAGATCCTTTTTGTGAACATTTTGGCACTTGTGGTGGCTGTAAATGGCAGCATATGCAATATGATGCTCAGTTACACTTTAAACAAAAAAATGTTGAAGCAGCTTTACAGCGTCTGGCTAAAGTCGATACTTCGTCAATGGAGCCTATTTTAGGTTCTGCTGAAAATAAATATTACCGCAATAAGCTTGAGTATACTTTTTCTAACAAAAGATGGCTGAATTCTACTGATATGACTGATCGTGAAGATCTGGAGATGAATGCTCTGGGTTTCCATGTGCCGTTGCGTTTTGATAAAATTCTTGATATTCAGCATTGCTATCTGCAGGCAGAACCATCAAATACTTTAAGAAATGAAGTAAGGGCTTATGCACTTCAAAACGGATTAAGTTTTTACGACCTCCGTAATCATGAAGGAAGCCTGAGAAACTTAATTATCCGTACATCTTCGACCGGAGAAGTTATGGTGGTAGTGGTTTTTGCCTACGCCGATCAGGATCAGGTTGATGGTTTAATGGAGCACTTAAAGAATAATTTTCCTGAAATAACGTCATTACTATATATACTGAATCAGAAAAAGAACGACACTATATTTGATCAGGATGTAATTACTTATGCTGGAAGAGATTATATTTTTGAAGAGATGAATGGTCTTAAATTTAAGATCGGAGCAAAATCATTCTATCAGACCAATTCTTTACAGGCGCATGAACTGTATAAGATTACCAAAGAATTTGCAGGTTTTAAAGGTGACGAACTGGTGTATGACTTGTATACGGGTGCCGGAACAATTGCAAACTTTGTTGCTGGTAGTGTAAAACAGGTAATCGGGGTAGAATATGTACCTACGGCTATAGAAGACGCAAAATTCAACTCCCAGCTTAACGGGATTGAGAATACAGTTTTCTATGCGGGTGATATGAAAGATATTCTGACAACTGATTTTATCACTGCACATGGTAAGCCGGATGTTGTGATCACTGATCCGCCACGTGCAGGAATGCACACTGATGTAGTAGAAAGACTTCTGGAAATGGAAGCAGAGAAAATTGTTTATGTGAGCTGTAATGCTGCTACACAGGCAAGAGATCTGGCTTTACTGAAAGAAAAATATGAAATAAGCCGTATCAGACCTGTTGATATGTTTCCGCATACACAGCACGTGGAAAACGTTGTCTTATTAAATCTGATCAAATAA
- a CDS encoding head GIN domain-containing protein: MKSIFLLRPTLLLLITAAFGSVQVKAQGTKTISLNNVSGVNVHAGIDLFITQGNSESAKIVANNDLINEVVVENSGGDVKVSWKEDTNSRWKNKSAKVYITYKKLNRIAASSGSNLKTENTLKTDALDIKVSSGANLTASISCKDLQVKTSSGANANLNGTTANMDVKSSSGSTVKAFDVTSDYANATASSGADIKINVAKGLETTSSSGGSIRYKGAASLKNNSSRSGSVSKAD; this comes from the coding sequence ATGAAGTCTATTTTTTTACTCAGACCAACACTGCTTTTATTAATCACAGCTGCCTTCGGTAGCGTTCAGGTAAAAGCTCAGGGAACTAAAACTATATCACTAAATAATGTTTCAGGAGTGAATGTACATGCAGGCATCGATCTGTTTATCACTCAGGGAAATTCTGAATCTGCAAAAATCGTTGCTAATAACGATCTGATCAATGAAGTCGTAGTCGAAAATTCAGGAGGAGACGTAAAAGTGAGCTGGAAAGAAGACACTAACTCCAGGTGGAAAAACAAAAGTGCCAAAGTGTATATTACCTACAAGAAGCTGAACAGAATTGCTGCGAGCAGTGGTAGTAACTTAAAAACCGAAAACACTTTAAAAACAGATGCACTGGATATCAAAGTTTCTTCGGGAGCGAATCTGACAGCCAGCATTTCCTGTAAAGACCTTCAGGTAAAAACAAGCAGTGGTGCTAATGCGAACCTGAACGGGACAACAGCCAATATGGATGTAAAATCAAGCTCCGGTAGTACTGTAAAAGCTTTCGATGTGACCAGTGATTATGCAAATGCTACTGCAAGCTCAGGCGCAGATATCAAAATCAATGTAGCAAAAGGATTAGAGACAACTTCCAGCAGTGGGGGCAGTATTCGTTATAAAGGAGCTGCAAGTTTGAAAAATAACTCTTCCAGAAGTGGAAGTGTAAGTAAGGCTGACTAA
- a CDS encoding phosphoribosyltransferase family protein has product MADSQLLILDKKQIQQKINRMAYQILEDNLNEKEIVLAGIWDRGYKLALRLKKVLQEISGLTVTMLKIELEKENSCLAASTDLEPVKVKNKVIILVDDVLNSGKTLAYGFGVFLNTPHKKIRTVVLVDRSHKIYPVATDFVGLQMATVLKEHVDVVLDVEGQEDGVYLS; this is encoded by the coding sequence ATGGCCGATTCACAATTACTTATTCTAGATAAAAAACAAATCCAGCAAAAAATCAACCGTATGGCTTATCAGATACTGGAAGATAATTTAAATGAGAAGGAGATTGTATTGGCAGGTATCTGGGATAGAGGATATAAGCTGGCATTGAGATTAAAAAAAGTTTTACAGGAAATATCCGGCCTTACGGTTACCATGCTTAAAATTGAGCTGGAAAAAGAAAATAGCTGTCTGGCTGCTTCTACAGACCTGGAACCTGTTAAAGTAAAGAATAAAGTGATCATTCTGGTTGATGATGTATTAAACAGTGGTAAAACATTAGCCTATGGTTTTGGTGTTTTCCTGAATACACCGCATAAAAAAATCCGCACAGTTGTACTGGTAGACAGAAGCCATAAAATATATCCCGTGGCAACTGATTTTGTAGGTCTGCAGATGGCTACGGTTCTTAAAGAACATGTAGACGTAGTACTTGATGTAGAAGGACAGGAGGATGGTGTCTATTTAAGCTAA